Below is a genomic region from Phragmitibacter flavus.
CACCGCAGATTTATTATGGCACCGGACAGTGGCACGGGGTCGACACCATGGCCCAGCAAACCGCCTTTCCCTTTCGCAGGTTTTTCCCCCTTCATGGTCGGTTCGGCACCGGCGGTCGTCTGATCCTCGAAATGGTCTTCATGACCGACCGGGCGCGTTGGGAGACAACAGAACCAAATCCTGATTGACCTCCCCGCTTCATTCCACTTGCGAGCAGCCGCCAAGCAGGCATGGTAACCGGCTCGCGCCATCACCATGTCCGACCAAGAACGCCCTATCGAAGAACTCGGCTTTGAAGAAGCCATGGAGTCTCTGGACACCCTCGTGTCCTCGCTCGAAAGCGGCCAGCTCCCCTTGGAAGAAATGGTCGGCGCTTATGAACGCGGCATGGCCCTGCTCCGGGTCTGCCGTTCCCGCATCGACACGGCAAGACGCCGCGTCGAAGCCATCAACCTCAACCTCGAAGGCAAAACTCAAGCGACCCTCACCGAATTCGCGCCCATGGACACCCCGGAAACAGCCTCCCCCGCTTCCCCGGCCTCTCCCAAACGCAGTTCAAAAAGCAAAGAGCCCGGCGACAAAGCCGGCTCCGGTGAAATCCGCCTCTTCTAGCTCGTCCGATTGAAATAAATCCTACCACCATGGCGGAACTTCCTCACATCCACTCACCAGCCGACCTCAAAGCTCTTCCCCAGGAACAGCTCGCTGACCTCGCAGAAAAAATCCGGCAGGATCTCATCACCACCCTGGCGGAAACCGGCGGCCACCTCGGCCCCAACCTCGGCGTTGTCGAACTCAGCATTGCCCTCCATCGCGTCTTCAACACCCCGAAAGACAAGTTCATCTTCGACGTCGCCCATCAGGCTTATGTCCACAAAATGCTCACCGGGCGCTGGGACAAAATCCACACCATCCGCCAATACGAAGGCCTTAATGGCTTCTGCCTGCGCACCGAATCCGAACACGACTGCTACGGCGCAGGCCACGCCGGCACCGCCGTCTCCGCCGCTCTCGGCATGGCCGTTGGGCGCGACCTCCGTGGCGCCGAAGACGAAAACGTCGTCTGCATCGCCGGCGACGCCGCCTTTACCTGCGGCCCCACCTTCGAAGCTCTCAACAACGTCGCCGCGCAGACCAAAAAGTTCATTTTGGTCCTCAACGACAACGAATGGTCCATCGACCGCAACGTCGGTGCCATTGCCAAATACCTCAACCAGATCAACACCCACCCCACCTACGCCCACCTCCACCAGACCGCCGCCGGCCTGCTGGAAAAAATCGGAGGCAAAACCATCCGCCGCATCGCTGGCAAGGTTGAAGAAAGCGCCAAGGGTCTGTTGCTCACCACCAACTCCCAGCCAAGCCCCACCACCTCCGTCATCTTCGAAGAATTTGGCTTCCGCTACTACGGCCCCATCGACGGACACGACCTGCCGTTGCTGATCAAAACTTTTGAGTTCCTCAAAACTCAAAACCAGCCTGTCATCCTCCACATCATCACCGAAAAAGGCCGCGGCTACCGCCCTGCGCTTGATGATCCAGGCAAGTTCCACGGACTCGGCAAATACAACATCGAAACCGGCGAGACCCAGGCCACCGCCTCCCCCACCTACTCGCAAATCTACGCCCGCAGCGTCACCGATTTCGCCAAGGCCGATGAAAAAATCGTCGCCATCACCGCTGCCATGCCAGGCGGCACCGGCCTCAGCGTCTTCAAGAAGGAAATCCCCGAACGTTATTACGACGTCGGCATCGCCGAAGAACACGCGGCCCTGTTTGCCTGCGGCCTCGCCGTCCAGGGACTCAAACCTTTCCTCACCATCTACTCGACCTTCATGCAACGCGCCTATGACATGATCGTTCATGACATGGCGATTCAAAACCTCCCTGTCCGTCTCGCCATGGACCGCGGCGGTCTCTCCGGCGACGACGGCCCAACGCACCACGGCCTGTTTGACATCGGTTACCTCCGTCCCGTCCCCAACATCGTCCACATGCAGCCCAAGGACGAAGACGAATTCGTCGACATGCTGTGGACCATGGCCAACTACGAAGCCGGCCCCATCGCCATCCGTTACCCACGTGGCAACGGACCCGGCGTCACTCCAAAAGACAAACCCCAGCTCCTCGAAATCGGAAAAGCCGAAGTCGTCGAACCCGCCGGGGAAATCGCGCTTATCGGACTCGGCGACATGTTTGTCATGGCCCAGGAAACCCGCGACCTTCTCGCCGCCCAAGGCATTCAGGCCGCGTTGATCAATCCGCGCTGGATCAAACCCCTCGACACCGCCGTCCTCGAACAATTTGCCGCCCAGTGCAAAGTCATCTGCACCTTTGAAGACCACGTGCTTCATAACGGCTTCGGATGCGGCGTCATCGAGCATCTGCACAGCGCCGGTTTCACCACTCCCATCGTGCGCATCGGCTGGCCCGACGAGTTCATCGAACACGGCACCATCCCCATCCTGCGCGCCAAACACGGCCTCACCGCCGAAAACGCCGTCGTCAAAATCCTCGCCGCCCTCGGCAGATAAATCAAGGAGGAGGGACCTTCGTGTCCCTCTCATCTTTTCATCCATCCCCCTTGTGTGAGCTGGCAAATTCCCGGCTCACCCGATCCGCGCCT
It encodes:
- a CDS encoding exodeoxyribonuclease VII small subunit translates to MSDQERPIEELGFEEAMESLDTLVSSLESGQLPLEEMVGAYERGMALLRVCRSRIDTARRRVEAINLNLEGKTQATLTEFAPMDTPETASPASPASPKRSSKSKEPGDKAGSGEIRLF
- the dxs gene encoding 1-deoxy-D-xylulose-5-phosphate synthase encodes the protein MAELPHIHSPADLKALPQEQLADLAEKIRQDLITTLAETGGHLGPNLGVVELSIALHRVFNTPKDKFIFDVAHQAYVHKMLTGRWDKIHTIRQYEGLNGFCLRTESEHDCYGAGHAGTAVSAALGMAVGRDLRGAEDENVVCIAGDAAFTCGPTFEALNNVAAQTKKFILVLNDNEWSIDRNVGAIAKYLNQINTHPTYAHLHQTAAGLLEKIGGKTIRRIAGKVEESAKGLLLTTNSQPSPTTSVIFEEFGFRYYGPIDGHDLPLLIKTFEFLKTQNQPVILHIITEKGRGYRPALDDPGKFHGLGKYNIETGETQATASPTYSQIYARSVTDFAKADEKIVAITAAMPGGTGLSVFKKEIPERYYDVGIAEEHAALFACGLAVQGLKPFLTIYSTFMQRAYDMIVHDMAIQNLPVRLAMDRGGLSGDDGPTHHGLFDIGYLRPVPNIVHMQPKDEDEFVDMLWTMANYEAGPIAIRYPRGNGPGVTPKDKPQLLEIGKAEVVEPAGEIALIGLGDMFVMAQETRDLLAAQGIQAALINPRWIKPLDTAVLEQFAAQCKVICTFEDHVLHNGFGCGVIEHLHSAGFTTPIVRIGWPDEFIEHGTIPILRAKHGLTAENAVVKILAALGR